In a single window of the Gemmatimonadota bacterium genome:
- a CDS encoding efflux RND transporter periplasmic adaptor subunit: MRHARPARFLLAALVLGACGKKDGDVKSTDSIPQDPEQSASTLTLPVVGEEVRVGDLILTVSATGLVRTDASATIKAETGGTVEAVTVRAGDRVKKGQVLARLDPKPLDLAVQEAEARLGQAEITYRSEIIADSTVEGSVRPERRAYMRSKAGIDGALVGLEKAKLERERAVVLAPFDGMVERVSISLGERIGAGAEVAVVVDLMNLRVEAQVQEQDLSKLRVGGDAFITVAATSDKPIRGTIAAILPMVDSVTRAGKAVIRVRGDGMLRPGMYASLRLEANRLTNRTIVPQRAVIEREGRPLVFVVRDGVAMWEYIQRGESNGREMEVLPDTTSGLIPVKKGDVVLVEGHLTLTHQARVRLVAKRDGDQN; the protein is encoded by the coding sequence ATGCGCCATGCCCGTCCCGCCCGCTTCCTCCTCGCCGCCCTCGTCCTCGGTGCGTGCGGGAAGAAAGACGGTGACGTCAAGTCGACCGATTCGATTCCGCAGGACCCCGAGCAGTCGGCCTCGACGCTGACACTGCCGGTGGTCGGCGAGGAAGTGCGGGTCGGCGACCTGATCCTTACCGTGAGCGCCACCGGGCTGGTGCGCACCGATGCGTCGGCGACGATCAAGGCGGAGACGGGTGGCACGGTCGAGGCGGTGACGGTGCGCGCGGGCGATCGGGTCAAGAAGGGCCAGGTGCTGGCTCGCCTCGACCCGAAGCCGCTCGACCTCGCGGTGCAGGAAGCGGAGGCGCGGCTCGGGCAGGCGGAGATCACCTATCGGTCCGAGATCATCGCGGACTCGACGGTCGAGGGATCGGTTCGTCCCGAACGCCGTGCGTACATGCGCTCCAAGGCCGGCATCGACGGCGCGCTGGTCGGCCTCGAGAAGGCCAAGCTCGAGCGTGAGCGCGCGGTGGTCCTCGCACCGTTCGACGGCATGGTCGAGCGGGTCTCGATCTCGCTCGGTGAGCGGATCGGTGCCGGCGCCGAAGTCGCCGTCGTGGTGGACCTGATGAACCTCCGCGTCGAAGCGCAGGTGCAGGAACAGGACCTCTCCAAGCTGCGTGTCGGTGGCGATGCCTTCATCACGGTGGCCGCCACCAGTGACAAGCCGATCCGCGGCACCATCGCCGCGATCCTGCCGATGGTCGACAGCGTGACGCGCGCCGGCAAGGCGGTCATCCGCGTCCGCGGCGACGGAATGCTGCGGCCGGGGATGTACGCCTCGCTGCGGCTCGAGGCGAACCGCCTGACCAACCGCACCATCGTGCCGCAGCGGGCCGTGATCGAGCGCGAAGGCCGCCCGCTCGTCTTCGTGGTCCGCGACGGCGTCGCGATGTGGGAGTACATCCAGCGGGGCGAGAGCAACGGCCGCGAGATGGAAGTGCTGCCCGACACGACAAGTGGACTCATTCCGGTCAAGAAGGGCGACGTGGTCCTCGTCGAAGGCCACCTCACGCTGACCCACCAGGCGCGCGTGCGCCTCGTGGCGAAGCGTGACGGCGACCAGAACTGA